From the genome of Danio aesculapii chromosome 16, fDanAes4.1, whole genome shotgun sequence, one region includes:
- the LOC130243825 gene encoding uncharacterized protein LOC130243825 yields MKASLDVKHLQDPADGVAGQAQSEGGIDRSPAAARNISPNVFLCFCLLVGKTKVKKSNRVLSFFRRAWKAVKAKFQRNRETGDSSQPNPEIFDVPDPRDPERISRLQDRLEKCALEWTPVTEVWPNVFIGNVKTARDPARLEEMNITHLLNAAPELEDETSKNIWEKVYKDMNITSHRLAAADDGWFDVTKHFFPAADFIHKALSKAQNKVLVCCLQGVSRSATLFLAYLMIHCKKTPEDSIDLVTQKRFIRPNGDFLRKLTILAEQRNLVESDAAKNRSNPAVDKPDPEVESVDSEELYVCEPYGLEPVTMISHLHVPESFSKLDESALEPDPEPVCVPGPSGYKPKPKAVDSGELWVSDPSGPKPEPQTAEKISLLHLHFTKNISDLDKQQKKERKPWTPIASVLDNLHIGSQKIAMNKVKLKRRGITHVLNTLPNVASQDALRKKQAKLYKKMDISYHRVFSRDEDPLELTSLVLPVVEHIHKILSSPKNQLLVHCEQGLGRSCFFVVAYLMIYHEKTMTDAIDVVKQWKRIRMNRDFLTQLVVFACHHKQQQQTGLTAECSTVNINHPQIISRMQQRFLKHSQYWTPVSEAWPNVFIADEKTARNKAKLKEMNITHIVNAMPLCSKEKKWEDYYQKKNITYYNVHSRVLDRPNIAQHFSPAAAFIQKALSDTKSKVLVYCSEGIDQSVVLLMAYLMIHQDMKLEDAFEFVLEKRSMWISRDYLNQLMMLNLDLAKLRKLKSCKPCCKACYEAIMRLNQM; encoded by the exons ATGAAGGCCTCGCTGGACGTCAAACACCTACAGGATCCAGCAGATGGCGTAGCCGGGCAGGCTCAGTCTGAGGGCGGCATTGACCGCTCTCCTGCAGCCGCCCGGAACATCAGCCCTAACG tgtttctttgtttttgtctgttaGTAGGAAAGACCAAAGTGAAGAAGAGCAACCGTGTCTTGTCTTTCTTCAGAAGGGCATGGAAGGCTGTGAAGGCAAAGTTTCAGAGGAACAGAGAAACTGGGGACTCGTCACAGCCCAATCCAGAAATATTTGATGTCCCCGATCCCAGAGATCCTGAACGCATTTCCCGCCTGCAGGATCGCCTGGAAAAATGTGCTCTGGAGTGGACACCGGTCACTGAGGTCTGGCCCAACGTCTTCATAGGAAATGT GAAGACGGCCAGAGACCCAGCCAGACTGGAGGAGATGAACATCACACACCTCCTGAACGCTGCACCAGAGCTGGAAGATGAAACGTCTAAAAATATATGGGAAAAGGTTTACAAAGACATGAACATCACTTCCCACAGACTGGCTGCAGCCGATGATGGATGGTTTGATGTCACCAAACACTTTTTCCCAGCGGCAGACTTCATTCATAAAGCCCTGAGCAAAGCACAGA ATAAGGTGTTGGTGTGCTGCCTGCAGGGCGTCAGCCGCTCCGCCACACTTTTCCTGGCATATTTGATGATACACTGCAAGAAAACCCCAGAGGACTCCATTGACCTGGTGACACAGAAGAGATTTATCCGGCCAAACGGTGACTTCTTGAGGAAATTAACAATCCTCGCAGAGCAGCGAAACTTAGTTGAAAGTGACGCAGCGAAGAACAGAAGCAACCCTGCTGTAGATAAACCTGaccctgaagtggagtctgtTGATTCAGAGGAACTGTATGTTTGTGAGCCGTACGGTCTTGAACCAGTCACGATGATTTCACACTTACACGTCCCTGAATCCTTCTCCAAACTGGACGAGTCTGCTTTAGAGCCCGATCCAGAACCAGTGTGTGTCCCAGGTCCAAGTGGTTATAAACCCAAACCTAAGGCAGTCGATTCAGGGGAACTGTGGGTCTCTGATCCGAGTGGTCCTAAACCAGAACCACAAACTGCAGAGAAGATTTCACTGTTGCATTTACAtttcaccaaaaatatttccgACCTGgacaagcaacaaaaaaaagagaGGAAGCCCTGGACCCCCATCGCTAGTGTCTTGGACAACCTCCACATTGGAAGCCA GAAAATAGCAATGAATAAAGTTAAACTGAAGAGGAGAGGAATTACACACGTCCTGAACACTTTACCCAATGTGGCAAGTCAAGATGCATTGAGGAAGAAACAGGCCAAGCTGTACAAAAAAATGGACATCTCCTACCACAGAGTGTTTTCAAGAGACGAGGACCCGCTTGAGTTGACCAGCCTTGTCCTCCCAGTGGTGGAACACATCCACAAGATTCTGAGCAGCCCAAAGA ATCAGCTGCTGGTGCACTGTGAACAGGGTTTGGGTCGCTCCTGCTTTTTCGTTGTGGCATATCTGATGATATACCATGAAAAAACAATGACGGATGCCATTGACGTCGTGAAGCAGTGGAAACGCATTAGGATGAACAGAGACTTCCTGACGCAGCTAGTTGTGTTCGCTTGTCACCATAAACAGCAGCAACAGACGGGTTTGACGGCAGAATGTTCAACTGTCAACATAAACCACCCTCAAATCATTTCCCGAATGCAGCAACGTTTCCTCAAACATTCACAGTACTGGACTCCTGTCAGTGAAGCCTGGCCCAATGTCTTCATAGCTGACGA GAAAACAGCGAGGAACAAAGCCAAACTTAAGGAGATGAACATTACGCACATTGTGAACGCTATGCCGTTGTGTTCAAAGGAAAAGAAATGGGAAGACTACTACCAGAAGAAGAACATCACGTACTACAATGTGCATTCGAGAGTCCTTGACCGGCCAAATATTGCACAGCACTTTTCACCAGCAGCAGCCTTCATACAAAAGGCCCTGAGTGACACAAAGA GTAAGGTGTTGGTGTACTGCAGCGAGGGCATAGACCAGTCCGTAGTGCTTCTTATGGCATATCTAATGATCCACCAGGACATGAAGCTGGAAGATGCATTTGAATTTGTGTTAGAGAAGAGAAGCATGTGGATAAGCAGGGACTACTTGAACCAGCTGATGATGTTAAATCTAGACCTTGCAAAGCTTCGCAAATTGAAAAGTTGTAAACCCTGCTGCAAAGCCTGCTACGAAGCTATCATGCGTCTAAATCAAATGTAA